The following are encoded together in the Burkholderiaceae bacterium DAT-1 genome:
- the rplQ gene encoding 50S ribosomal protein L17 produces MRHRQGNRKLNRTTSHRLAMLRNLSNALLKHEVIKTTLPKAKELRKVAEPLITLGKRERSVANLRLAFSRTRDRELTLKLFDVLGPRYAARNGGYIRILKCGFRQGDNAPMAYVELVDRPEDAVAVSDE; encoded by the coding sequence ATGCGTCACCGTCAAGGTAATCGCAAACTCAATCGTACGACGAGCCATCGTCTTGCGATGTTGAGAAATCTGTCGAACGCACTGCTGAAGCACGAAGTCATCAAGACCACACTGCCTAAGGCTAAAGAACTGCGTAAGGTTGCAGAGCCTCTGATCACGCTGGGAAAGCGTGAGCGTAGCGTTGCAAACCTGCGTCTGGCCTTTTCCCGCACTCGTGATCGCGAACTGACGCTGAAGCTGTTCGACGTGCTGGGCCCACGTTACGCTGCGCGTAACGGTGGTTATATCCGCATTCTGAAATGTGGTTTCCGTCAGGGTGACAATGCGCCAATGGCGTACGTTGAACTGGTGGATCGTCCGGAAGACGCAGTAGCAGTTTCCGACGAATA